A window of Enoplosus armatus isolate fEnoArm2 chromosome 3, fEnoArm2.hap1, whole genome shotgun sequence contains these coding sequences:
- the rbbp5 gene encoding retinoblastoma-binding protein 5 isoform X5, with the protein MKLQDISHKFLMDNFLLLSESFGQNYPEEADGTLDCISMALTCTFNRWGTLLAVGCNDGRIVIWDFLTRGIAKIISAHIHPVCSLCWSRDGHKLVSASTDNIVSQWDVLTGDCDQRFRFPSPILKLQCHPRDMDKVLVCPMKSAPVLLTLSDSKHVVLPVDDDSDLNVVAAFDRRGEYIYTGNAKGKILVLNTNTQELVASFRVTTGTSNTTAIKSIEFARKGSCFLINTADRIIRVYDGREILTCGRDGEPEPMQKLQDLVNRTPWKRCCFSGDGEYIVAGSARQHALYIWEKSIGNLVKILHGTRGELLLDVAWHPVRPIIASISSGVVSIWAQNQVENWSAFAPDFKELDENVEYEERESEFDIEDEDKSEPEQTGADAAEDEEVDVTTVDPIVAFCSSDEELEDYKALLYLPIAPEVEDPEENPFGPPPDASVQAAAPEDALAGGDKKQRQPSSEGGPAKKKARTTTIELQGVPSDEVHPLLGVKGDGKSKKKTAGRPKGSKAGSLVSQSYKQHDIGGMD; encoded by the exons ATGAAACTTCAAGATATCTCTCACAAATTTCTCATGGATAATTTCCTGCTTCTTTCTG AATCGTTCGGGCAGAACTACCCAGAG GAGGCAGATGGCACTCTGGACTGTATCAGCATGGCCCTCACCTGCACCTTCAACCGCTGGGGCACCCTGCTGGCTGTGGGCTGCAACGACGGCCGCATCGTCATCTGGGACTTCCTCACACGGGGCATCGCCAAAATCATCAGTGCACACATCCACCCAGTCTGCTCTTTATG ttgGAGTCGAGACGGCCATAAGCTGGTGAGTGCTTCCACAGACAACATTGTCTCGCAGTGGGACGTCCTGACTGGAGACTGTGACCAGAGGTTCCGCTTCCCCTCACCCATCCTGAAACTGCAATGCCACCCCAGAGACAT GGACAAGGTGCTGGTGTGTCCCATGAAGTCAGCCCCGGTCCTGCTGACTCTGTCAGACTCCAAACATGTTGTGCTGCCTGTGGACGATGACTCAGACCTCAATGTGGTGGCAGCCTTTGACAGGCGGGGGGAGTACATCTACACTGGCAATGCCAAAGGAAAG ATCCTGGTgttgaacacaaacactcaggAGCTGGTGGCTTCCTTCAGAGTGACAACTGGCACCAGCAACACCACTGCCATCAAATCAATTGAATTTGCACGCAAGGGCAG TTGCTTCCTCATAAACACAGCAGACCGGATCATCAGAGTATATGACGGCAGGGAGATACTGACCTGTGGCCGAGACGGTGAACCTGAGCCCATGCAGAAACTACAGGACCTGGTCAACAG gACTCCGTGGAAGCGCTGCTGTTTCTCCGGCGATGGCGAATACATCGTGGCCGGATCAGCCAGGCAGCACGCCCTCTACATCTGGGAGAAGAGCATCGGCAACCTGGTGAAGATCCTGCATGGAACcagaggagagctgctgctggatgttGCT TGGCATCCTGTTCGTCCGATTATTGCCTCCATTTCCAGTGGAGTGGTGTCCATCTGGGCTCAGAACCAAGTG GAAAACTGGAGCGCTTTTGCTCCAGACTTTAAAGAGCTGGATGAGAATGTGGAGTACGAGGAGCGAGAGTCCGAATTCGACATAGAGGACGAAGACAAGAGTGAACCAGAGCAGACAG GTGCTGACGctgcagaggatgaagaggtggaTGTCACCACTGTTGACCCCATAGTTGCTTTTTGCAGCAG tgatgaggagctggaggactaTAAGGCCCTGTTGTACCTACCCATCGCCCCTGAGGTCGAGGATCCAGAGGAAAACCCCTTCGGCCCCCCGCCGGACGCCTCGGTCCAGGCTGCTGCCCCAGAGGACGCATTGGCCGGTGGAGACAAGAAGCAGCGGCAGCCTTCATCTGAAGGAGGCCCGGCCAAGAAGAAGGCTCGCACCACCACCATTGAGCTGCAGGGGGTGCCCAGTGACG agGTGCACCCCCTGCTGGGTGTGAAGGGGGATGGCAAGTCCAAGAAGAAGACCGCAGGCCGGCCCAAAGGCTCCAAAG CAGGGAGTCTGGTCTCGCAGTCGTACAAACAACATGACATCGGAGGGATGGACTGA